A portion of the Carya illinoinensis cultivar Pawnee chromosome 11, C.illinoinensisPawnee_v1, whole genome shotgun sequence genome contains these proteins:
- the LOC122282305 gene encoding uncharacterized protein LOC122282305, whose protein sequence is MYGKASGQLLNLQKSTIFFSSNTPTAVRRQIQREAGVPVCGNYEKYLGLPAMIGRSRYNTFREVKERVWARLNNWKNLFLSQAGKEILLKAVIQAIPTYSMSVFMLPRRICKQISSLMARFWWGHKEKDNKIQWRSWDKLGDSKRDGGLGFRDLECFNQAMLENAHLPFFDGCQDYEGEIF, encoded by the coding sequence ATGTATGGGAAGGCCTCAGGACAGTTGCTCAATTTACAGAAATCCACTatctttttcagctcaaataCACCTACTGCAGTGAGAAGACAAATTCAAAGGGAAGCAGGGGTCCCTGTGTGTGGGAATTATGAGAAATATCTAGGTCTACCTGCCATGATAGGTAGATCTAGGTATAACACTTTCAGGGAAGTAAAGGAAAGGGTATGGGCAAGGCTGAATAATTGGAAGAACCTGTTTCTATCGCAAGCAGGGAAAGAAATTTTGTTGAAAGCAGTTATCCAGGCTATTCCTACATACTCAATGAGTGTGTTCATGTTGCCTAGAAGAATTTGCAAACAGATCTCTTCACTCATGgctagattttggtgggggcataaagaaaaagataacaAGATTCAATGGAGAAGTTGGGACAAGTTGGGGGACTCAAAAAGGGATGGGGGGTTAGGTTTTAGGGATCTTGAATGTTTCAACCAAGCAATGCTGGAGAATGCTCACCTCCCCTTCTTCGATGGTTGCCAAGATTATgaaggagaaatattttag